From a single Eubalaena glacialis isolate mEubGla1 chromosome 15, mEubGla1.1.hap2.+ XY, whole genome shotgun sequence genomic region:
- the FICD gene encoding protein adenylyltransferase FICD: protein MTLMSMASVMAVTEPKWVSVWGRFLWVILLSMVLGSLLALLLPLGAMEEQCLAVFKGFYLLRSKLDRAQPAITKCTSPSTELSVISRDAAPLVVKTKASPASKLEAKAALNQALEMKRQGKREKAHKLFLHALSMDPGFVDALNEFGIFSEEDRDIIQADYLYTRALTIAPHHKKALVNRDRTLPLVEEIDQRYFSIIDSKVKKVMSIPKGNSALRRVMEETYYHHIYHTVAIEGNTLTLSEIRHILETRYAVPGKSLEEQNEVIGMHAAMKYVNTTLLSRIGSVSIGDVLEIHRRVLGYVDPVEAGRFRTTQVLVGHHVPPHPQEVEKQMQEFTQWLNSEDAMNLHPVEFAALAHYKLVYIHPFIDGNGRTSRLLMNLILMQAGYPPITVRKEQRSEYYHVLEVANEGDVRPFIRFIAKCTETTLDTLLFATTEYPVALPEARPNHSRFKETLPVKP from the exons ATGACACTCATGTCGATGGCTTCAGTGATGGCGGTGACTGAACCAAAATGGGTCTCAGTCTGGGGCCGCTTCCTGTGGGTGATACTGCTGAGCATGGTGCTGGGCTCCCTGCTGGCCCTGCTGCTGCCGCTGGGGGCCATGGAGGAGCAGTGTCTGGCTGTGTTCAAAGGCTTCTACCTGCTCAGGAGCAAGTTGGACAGGGCCCAGCCTGCCATCACCAAGTGCACCAGCCCGTCCACGGAGCTCAGTGTCATCTCCAGGGATGCAGCACCGCTGGTGGTCAAGACCAAGGCCTCTCCAG CCAGCAAGTTAGAAGCCAAAGCAGCTTTGAACCAAGCCCTGGAAATGAAACGCCAGGGCAAGCGGGAGAAAGCCCACAAGCTCTTCCTGCACGCCCTCAGCATGGACCCGGGCTTCGTGGACGCGCTCAATGAGTTCGGCATCTTCTCAGAAGAGGACAGGGACATCATCCAGGCTGACTACCTGTACACCAGAGCGCTGACCATCGCGCCCCACCACAAGAAGGCGCTGGTCAACCGCGACCGCACGCTGCCGCTGGTGGAGGAGATCGACCAGCGGTACTTCAGCATCATCGACAGCAAAGTGAAGAAGGTCATGTCCATCCCCAAGGGCAACTCGGCACTGCGCCGGGTCATGGAGGAGACGTACTACCACCACATCTACCATACAGTGGCCATCGAGGGCAACACTCTCACCCTCTCAGAGATCAGGCACATCCTGGAGACCCGCTACGCCGTGCCAGGGAAGAGCCTGGAGGAGCAGAATGAGGTCATCGGCATGCACGCGGCCATGAAGTATGTTAACACTACGCTGCTCTCCCGCATCGGCTCTGTCAGCATCGGCGACGTGCTGGAGATCCACCGGCGGGTGCTGGGGTACGTGGATCCCGTGGAAGCCGGCCGCTTCCGCACGACACAGGTCCTGGTGGGCCACCacgtcccaccccaccctcaggaGGTGGAGAAGCAGATGCAGGAGTTCACCCAGTGGCTCAACTCGGAGGACGCCATGAACCTGCACCCGGTGGAGTTTGCGGCCCTGGCCCACTATAAACTCGTCTATATCCACCCCTTCATCGACGGCAACGGCAGGACCTCCCGCCTGCTCATGAACCTCATCCTCATGCAGGCGGGCTACCCGCCCATCACCGTCCGCAAGGAGCAGAGGTCCGAGTACTACCACGTGCTGGAGGTGGCCAACGAAGGCGACGTGAGGCCGTTCATCCGCTTCATTGCCAAGTGCACGGAGACCACCCTGGACACCTTGCTCTTTGCCACCACGGAGTACCCTGTGGCACTGCCAGAGGCCAGACCCAACCACTCTAGGTTCAAGGAGACGCTGCCTGTGAAGCCCTAA